From Dasypus novemcinctus isolate mDasNov1 chromosome 19, mDasNov1.1.hap2, whole genome shotgun sequence, a single genomic window includes:
- the LOC101439928 gene encoding phospholipid phosphatase 3-like: MALSPKDSAWDPAQMGEAQRQATWTGSATTSEAALSHGEPKSWTHSPHTVMALPELVVRQQCLWPGDPRRTPPSTLPPLPCSGTAKMLVALDMLCLLLVSTPTILCESGLMVPHIQGFFCDDTSISYPRVAHFTIEDSALITMGFLISIFTISLGEMLHVQSLQPNSWAFKNSTYVILVYKQLGTFVFGGMANCSLASITKMTVGNLRPHFLAVCQPDPTSFNCDSGFISNYTCTGDPADVLEARKSFSEHTAFGIYAMLYLMVYVQARYRGCKSKLLRPTAQLFFLTLALCASYIHTLDYWNHPHDVAIRFLQGALVAAWAAFYVSGLFDPQKELQCQVPAAPGAQE, encoded by the exons ATGGCTCTCAGCCCGAAAGACAGCGCCTGGGACCCGGCCCAGATGGGCGAGGCGCAGCGCCAAGCTACCTGGACCGGGAGTGCCACCACAAGCGAAGCGGCTTTGTCGCACGGGGAACCGAAATCG TGGACACACTCACCACACACGGTCATGGCCCTGCCGGAGCTGGTGGTCCGGCAGCAGTGCCTGTGGCCTGGCGACCCGCGCAGGACGCCCCCGTCCACGCTGCCACCGCTGCCGTGCTCCGGGACCGCCAAGATGTTGGTGGCTTTGGACATGCTCTGTCTGCTGCTGG TGAGCACCCCCACCATACTGTGTGAGAGCGGTTTGATGGTGCCCCACATCCAGGGCTTCTTTTGCGATGATACCTCCATCAGCTACCCCCGGGTGGCCCATTTCACCATAGAGGACTCAGCCCTCATCACCATGGGCTTCCTAATCTCCATCTTCACG ATCAGCCTGGGAGAGATGCTGCACGTCCAGAGCCTGCAGCCAAACTCTTGGGCCTTCAAGAACAGCACCTACGTGATCCTGGTCtacaagcagctgggcaccttcGTCTTTGGCGGCATGGCCAACTGCTCCCTGGCCAGCATCACCAAGATGACCGTGGGGAACCTCCGGCCCCACTTCCTGGCCGTGTGCCAGCCAGACCCGACCTCCTTCAACTGTGACAGCGGCTTTATCTCCAACTACACTTGCACCGGGGACCCTGCCGACGTCCTCGAAGCCAG gAAGTCCTTTTCGGAGCACACCGCCTTCGGAATATACGCCATGTTGTATCTGATG GTCTACGTGCAGGCCCGCTACCGCGGATGCAAGTCCAAGCTCCTCCGGCCCACCGCCCAGCTCTTTTTCTTGACCCTGGCGCTGTGTGCCAGCTACATCCACACCTTGGACTACTGGAACCACCCCCACGACGTGGCCATCCGATTCCTGCAGGGCGCCTTGGTGGCCGCCTGGGCG GCTTTCTACGTCTCTGGCCTCTTTGACCCCCAAAAGGAGCTGCAGTGCCAGGTCCCAGCAGCCCCAGGTGCTCAAGAATGA
- the TUBB4A gene encoding tubulin beta-4A chain, translating to MREIVHLQAGQCGNQIGAKFWEVISDEHGIDPTGTYHGDSDLQLERINVYYNEATGGNYVPRAVLVDLEPGTMDSVRSGPFGQIFRPDNFVFGQSGAGNNWAKGHYTEGAELVDAVLDVVRKEAESCDCLQGFQLTHSLGGGTGSGMGTLLISKIREEFPDRIMNTFSVVPSPKVSDTVVEPYNATLSVHQLVENTDETYCIDNEALYDICFRTLKLTTPTYGDLNHLVSATMSGVTTCLRFPGQLNADLRKLAVNMVPFPRLHFFMPGFAPLTSRGSQQYRALTVPELTQQMFDAKNMMAACDPRHGRYLTVAAVFRGRMSMKEVDEQMLSVQSKNSSYFVEWIPNNVKTAVCDIPPRGLKMAATFIGNSTAIQELFKRISEQFTAMFRRKAFLHWYTGEGMDEMEFTEAESNMNDLVSEYQQYQDATAEEGEFEEEAEEEVA from the exons ATGCGGGAGATCGTGCACCTGCAGGCCGGCCAGTGCGGCAACCAGATCGGGGCCAAG TTCTGGGAGGTGATCAGCGACGAGCACGGCATCGACCCCACGGGCACCTACCACGGGGACAGCGACCTGCAGCTGGAGAGGATCAACGTCTACTACAATGAGGCCACAG GAGGAAATTACGTCCCCCGAGCCGTGCTGGTGGACCTGGAGCCCGGCACCATGGACTCCGTGCGCTCTGGCCCCTTTGGCCAGATCTTCCGGCCAGACAACTTTGTGTTCG GCCAGTCGGGAGCCGGCAACAACTGGGCCAAGGGCCACTACACGGAAGGCGCGGAGCTGGTGGACGCCGTCCTGGACGTGGTGCGGAAGGAGGCGGAGAGCTGCGACTGCCTGCAGGGCTTCCAGCTGACGCACTCGCTGGGCGGCGGCACGGGCTCGGGCATGGGCACGCTGCTCATCAGCAAGATCCGCGAGGAGTTCCCCGACCGCATCATGAACACCTTCAGCGTGGTGCCCTCGCCCAAGGTGTCGGACACGGTGGTGGAGCCGTACAACGCCACGCTGTCCGTGCACCAGCTGGTGGAGAACACGGATGAGACCTACTGCATCGACAACGAGGCCCTGTACGACATCTGCTTCCGCACCCTCAAGCTGACCACCCCCACCTACGGGGACCTCAACCACCTGGTGTCGGCCACCATGAGCGGGGTGACCACCTGCCTGCGCTTCCCGGGCCAGCTCAACGCCGACCTGCGCAAGCTGGCCGTCAACATGGTGCCCTTCCCGCGCCTGCACTTCTTCATGCCCGGCTTCGCCCCGCTGACCAGCCGGGGCAGCCAGCAGTACCGGGCGCTGACCGTGCCCGAGCTCACCCAGCAGATGTTCGACGCCAAGAACATGATGGCGGCCTGCGACCCCCGGCACGGCCGCTACCTGACGGTGGCCGCCGTCTTCCGCGGGCGCATGTCCATGAAGGAGGTGGACGAGCAGATGCTGAGCGTGCAGAGCAAGAACAGCAGCTACTTCGTGGAGTGGATCCCCAACAACGTCAAGACGGCCGTGTGCGACATCCCGCCACGCGGCCTCAAGATGGCCGCCACCTTCATCGGCAACAGCACGGCCATCCAGGAGCTGTTCAAGCGCATCTCGGAGCAGTTCACGGCCATGTTCCGGCGCAAGGCCTTCCTGCACTGGTACACGGGCGAGGGCATGGACGAGATGGAGTTCACCGAAGCCGAGAGCAACATGAACGACCTGGTGTCCGAGTACCAGCAGTACCAGGACGCCACGGCCGAGGAGGGCGAGTTCGAGGAGGAGGCGGAGGAGGAGGTGGCCTAG